The Candidatus Rokuibacteriota bacterium genome contains the following window.
CCTCGGCCCGGCACCAAGCGCCCCTACACACTGACAAGCCGGGTCCTGGCCACGCAAGGCTGATAGGGAGGAACGTATGCCGGCGCAAGTGACGGAACGGCAGTACCAGGGGCAGGTTCACGAGCAGTCGCGTCAGCTCATGTCCGCGTGGATGGACGAGCTGGCACGGGCGGAAGCCGAAGGGGTGGCCACCGGCGCCCTGATGATCTCGGGCAATTGCGTGGAGCTGCTCCGCGCCTGCCATGTCCTCCCCATGTTCCCCGAGGTTACGGCGCTCCAGAACGCCATCCGGAAGAAGTCGCTGCCGCTCATCCTCAAGGCTGAGCAGGCCGGCTACTCCAGCGACAACTGCGCCTACGTCAAGGCCGACATCGGGCTCTTCCTCGAGGGCGGCATGGGACCGGGCAGGCCGATCCCCTTCCCGACGATCACGGTCTGCAACTACGTGGGCTGCAACGTCTACGTCAAGTGGTTCGAGCACCTGGCTGACATCAGCGGAAGCAAACTCTTCATGCTCGATGTCCCCTTCGCCCGCACGGCCGAGCCCACCGAGCAGGACATCCGCTACGTGACCGCCCAGCTCAAGGAGCTCGTCGCGCTCTGCGAGAGCGTCTCCGGGAAGAAGTTCGACATCGACTACCTGCGGGAGATTCTGGCTCACGCTGCGCGGGCCGAGGCCGGATACGCCCGGACGAAGGAGCTGTGCAAGCGTCACCCGGCACCCTTCGACGCCTACTTCGACGCCATCAACATGATGGGCCCCATCAACGTGCTGCGGGGCACACGGGAGGCCGCGGACTTCTTCGACGTGGCCGTGACGGAGTTCGAGGGGCTCGTGGCCCAGGGGCTCGGGCCCCTGTCCGAGGAGCGCTTCCGCACGGTGGTGGAGGGGCCGCCGCCGTACCCCTTCTACAAGAGCTTCCGCAACCTCTTCGCCAAGTGGGGGGCCGTCGGGGTGGCCTCCACCTATTCCACGGTAGGCGGGATCTGGGAGTTCGGCTTCCGGCACGACCCCAGGCGGCCGCTGGAGTCCATCGCCGAGCAGATGCTCCGCGAGAATCTCACCAACCGCTCGATCGTAGCCCGCTACGCCCAGATCAAGCGCTACGTGGAGGAGTGGGAAGCCGACGCCCTCGTCATCCACTCGATCAAGTCCTGCCGGCTCTTCTCGGCGGGGCAGGGAGACATGCGGGAGTACTTCACGCGGGACCTGGGCGTGCCCACGCTCATGGTGGAGTCGGATCTCGAGGACCCGCGCTACTACGCGGAGGCGCAGATCAGGAACCGGATCGACGCCTTCTTCGAGTCCCTGGAGCACAAGAAACTCGTTGCCGCGGCTCGCTGAGGCGGTCGAGGGGAGCGGACCAATGGCGGAGCGCAGCGGGGCGGCGATCGAGAAGGTCCCGGTCTACTGCTACCAGTGCGTCGCCGGGCCGGACCTGCTCAAGGTCATCGTCAAGGACGGCGTCGCCGTCGGTGTGGAGCCGAATACCGAGTTTGCCGAGCAGCACCCGGCCTGCGGGAAGGTCTGCGTCCGCGCCTACGGGCTCATCCAGAAGCTCTACAACCCCGGTCGGGTCCGCTCCCCCATGCGGCGCACGAACCCGCGCAAGGGGCGCAGCGAGGATCCGGGATGGAAGCCCATCTCCTGGGACGAGGCGCTGGACATGCTCGGGGAGCGGCTCTCCGCGCTGCGGGCCCGGGGGCTGGTGGACGAGGCGGGCTATCCGCGGCTGGCGGTGACCTTCGGGGCAGGCGGCGTCGCCCCCGCCTTCCTCGGCACGATGGCGGCGTTCCTGGCGGCCTGGGGACCGGTGGACCAGGGGATAGGCAGCGGCCAGGGCGTCAAGTGCTATCACTCCGAGCACCTCTACGGCGAGTTCTGGCACCGCGCCTTCATCGTGGCTCCGGACACCCCCCGATGCGACTTCGTGCTCTCCTTCGGCCACAACGGTGACGCCTCCAGCGGGGTCGCCGGGGTCTACCGGCACTCCGAGGCGCGGGTGCGCGGGCTGCAGTGGGTGCAGCTGGAGCCCCACCTGAGCATCACGGGGGCGGGGGCGGTCGAGTGGGTGCCCATCCGGCCGAAGACCGACGCCGCCGTGCTCTTCGCCCTCCTGCACGCGATCCTGGTGGAGCACGACTGGCGGAGCGTCTGCGACGTGCCCTTCCTCACGAACATGACCAGCTCGCCCTACCTCGTCGGCCCGGGGGGGTACTTCCTCAGGGACCCGGCCACGAGGAAGCCGCTCGTGTGGGACCTGGACCGCGAGCGCGCCGTGCCCTTCGACGACCGGCTATGCGTGCGGCCGGCGATGGAGGGCGAGTACCTGGCGGCGGGCGTGGAGGTGGGCGCCGACGAGGCCGTCACCAGCGTGAGCGAGCGGGTGCGGCCGGCCTTCGCGCACCTGCTGGCGCACGTGGGGCCGTACACGCCCGAGTGGGCGGCCACCATCGCCGACGTCCCGGCGGACACCATCCGCCGCCTGGCGGCGGCCTACCTGCGCCACGCCCGCGTGGGCGCCACCATCGAGATCGAGGGTGCCACCTACCCGCACCGCCCCGTGGCCATCCTGCTCGGCAAGACCGTCACCAACGGCTGGGGCGGCTACGAGGCGTGCTGGGCCCGCACCCTGCTTGCGGCTCTCGTGGGCGCCCTCGAGGTTCCCGGAGGCATCCTGGGCACCGCGGTGCGGCTCAACCGCCCCGCGCAGAACCGCCTCGACTCCGTTCGGCCTGGGCCCGACGGCCTCATGGAGCAGTCGACCAACGCCACGACTCGCGAGGGCTGGAAGGGCTCGCCGCATATCCGGAACGCCTACCGGACGCTGGTCCCGCTGGCGAACAACTCGCCCTGGTCAGCGGCGCTCGGCCCCGCGCACCTGCCGTGGCTCTTCCTCGACAAGGACGCTGCGCCCGAGCACTGGCCGGCGCCCACGCTGCCCGAGGTCTGGATCACCTATCGAACCAACCCGGCCGTGTCGAGCTGGGAGACCGGCCGCATCGAGCGAGAGCTCGAGCGCTTCCCGTTCGTGGCGGCCTTCGCCTACACGCCTGACGAGACCAACTGGTACGCGGACCTGCTCCTCCCGGACGCCAGTGACATCGAGTCGCTGCAGCTCTACCGCATCGGGGGCACCAAGTACCAGGAGCAGTACTGGCAGCACTCGGGCTGGGCCCTCCGACAGCCGGTGGCGCCCACGCCGTTCGACACGCGAGACATGACAGACGTGGCCACCGAGCTGGCTGCCCGTGTCGGCATCCTGGACGGCTATCTCGACGCGGTGAACCGCGGGGCGGGGACGACGATCCCACTGCGCGACGCGGGGTACGACCACTCGTTCAAGCCCGGCGACAAGCCGGGCGTCACCGAGATCTGGGACCGGGTGTGCCGTGCGGCGAGCCGCGCCCTCACGGACGGCAAGGTCGAGCTGGACCTGGAGTGGTTCAAGCGCAACGGCGCCTTCTTCGTTCCGTTCTCCACGCGGCAGTACTTCCTGCACACGGCCATGGTGGCCCAGGGGCTGCGCTACGAGCTGCCGTATCAGGAGCGCATCAAGCGCATCGGCGAGGAGCTCGCCGCGAGGCTGCACGAGCGGGGCATCAAGTGGTGGGACGTCCAGCTCGAGGAGTACCAGGCGCTGCCCGGGTGGAAGGACTTCCCGGGCATCTGGCGGCAGACAGCGGTGGTGCGCGGACGCAGCCCGAAGGAGTTCCCGTTCTGGCTTCTGACCAGCCGGAGCATGCAGTACTCCTGGGGCGCGAACGTCTCGCTGCCCATCCTGGCCGACGTGGCGCGGCACGTGAAAGGGCATTTCGGCGTCATGCTCAACCGCGGGGCGGCGGCCCAGCTCGGCGTCCAGGACGGTGACTTGGTGGAGCTGGAGTCGCCCACGGGCAAGACCCAGGGGCGCGCGATCCTCCGGGAGGGCGTGCGCCCCGACGTGGTGGTGATCCTGCAGCAGTTCGGGCACTGGGCGACCCCCTTCGCGCGCGACCTCGGCATGCCCAACCTCAACCAGGTGGCGAGCATGGACCTCGCGCTCACCGATGCCACGGGCAGCGGTGCCGACCTCGTCCCCGTGGCGGTGAGGAGGGCCTCGTAATGCGCTGGGGCATGGTGATCGACGTCCGGCGTTGCGTGGGTTGCCAGACCTGCACGATCGCCTGCAAGCAGGAGCACGGCCTGCCGTCAGGCCAGGTGTGGCGCTTCGTCGCCGACTGCGAGGTCGGCGAGTATCCGGACGTGAGGCGGCTGTTCCTCCCCATGCAGTGCATGCACTGCGCCGAGCCGCCTTGCGTTCGCGTCTGTCCCACGGGCGCCTCCCGCCAGCGCCAGGACGGCATCGTCTGGGTGGAGTACGGCGCCTGCGTCGGCTGCGGCTACTGCGCGGTCGCCTGCCCTTACCATGCGCGCCACCTGATCCACGAGGCGCTGGGCTACTTCGAGGTCCTCACGCCGCCCGAGCGGGCGACGGCGCGCCCCGGGCGCACGGGGGTCATGACCAAGTGCACCTTCTGCCAGGAGCGGGTGGATGCCGGCCGGGCTCAGGGCCTCACCCCGGGCATCGACCCGGAGGCCACACCCAGCTGCGCCGTGGCGTGCATCGCCAACGCGATCACCTTCGGCGACCTGGACGACCCCAAGAGCCCCGTGGCGAAGCTCCGGGCGGAGACCCGGGCCCAGCCGCTCCTGCCCGAGTGCGGGACCGAGCCCTCGGTCTTCTACGTGGTGGAGTAGGCCATGCAGCCCTCCGGCACCGCCCGCTCCGTGGAGCTGATCCCGGCCACGCCCCAGAGGCTCTGGGGCAAGCCCGCCGTCGCCAACTTCGCCCTCGGCGGCCTCGGCGCCGGCCTGTACCTGGCAGCGACGGTCGAGGTCTGGCTCGGGGCCCCTGGCGCTGTCAACGTCGCCTCGTGGCTCGGCCCGGCGCTGGTCGTGGCAGGCTTCATCGCCGTCGCCACCGAGGCGGGGCGCCCGCTGCGCGGCCCCCGCGTCCTTGTTCGCCTGCGCACCTCCTGGATGTCGCGGGAGCTCTGGGTAGGCGGCGGTTTCATCGTCCTCGCGGGGGCGGAGCTGGTCTTCCGGCTGGTCTGGCTCCGCTACCCGGCGGCGGCCGCCGCCATCGGTCTCTGCCTCGCCCAGGGATGGATCCTGCGGCACGCCCGTGGCGTCGCCGCGTGGGACGTCCCGCTGATGCCGCTGGTCTTCCTCCAGTCGGCCATCGTGTCGGGGACGGGGCTGCTGGTGCTGGTCGAGGTGGCGGCCGGCCGCGGCCTCGACGGCGCATTCCTGATCGCCGCGGCGCTCGGCGTGGTGGCCGGCATGCTGGTCTGGCGGGGCTTCGTGGGCTGGCCCGGAGGGCCCGCGTTCGTCCGCTCCACCGCCGCGCTCAAGAGCGGCCGGGCGGGCGTCGTGATCCTCGCGGCGGGGTACCTGGCGCCGCTCCTGCTCGGCACACTGGCCGTCACTCTCCCGACCGGCGGGGCGGGCGCTCTCGCGCTCGGCGCGATCCTGATGGTCGCGGGCCAGGTCTACGCCAAGGCCGAGCTCATCCTGACGGCCGGTCAGCTCCGGCCGATCACGCTCGCGAACCTCACGCTTCGCAGGAGGACATCATGATATTCGGCGCGGGAGTCGATGTGGGCTCGACCCAGACCAAGGCGGTGATCCTCGATGAGTCCCGATCCATCGTGGCTCGATCGCTGATCGCCACCGGAGCCAATGTGACCCGGGCCGGCGAGAACGCCTTCGTCGAGGCCTGCAAGGCGGCGGGGCTGCCGCGGGAGGCCGTGGGGTACGTCGTCGGCACGGGGTACGGCCGGTACAAGGTGACCTTCGGGGATGCCCAGATCACCGAGATCACCTGCCACGCCCGCGGGGCGCACTCGATCTTCCCGCGCACCCGCACCGTGATCGACATGGGGGGCCAGGACACCAAGGCGATCAAGGTCGGGGCGGACGGCTCGGTCATGGACTTTTCCATGAACGACAAGTGCGCCGCCGGAACGGGGCGCTTCCTGTCGGCGGCGGCCGAGGTGACAGGGATGGGGCTCGACGAGATCGGCCCCATCTCGCTCGAGGCCAAGAACCCGGTGCGCCTGACGTCGGTGTGCACGGTGTTCGTCGAGTCCGATATCATGTCCTATCTCGCCCAGCGGAAGACGGTGCAGGACATCCTTGGCGGCGTTCACAAGGCCATCGCCACGCGGACCATGGCGCTCGTGCGCCGCGTGGGCGTGGAGGAGGAGGTCACCTTCACCGGCGGAGTCTCGCGCAACATCGGGATGGTGAAAGGGCTCGAGGCCGTGCTGGGCCGCTCGATCAACGTCCACGAGGAAGGGCACTACATGGGGGCCCTGGGGGCCGCGCTCTTCGCGCTGGAGCGCGCCGAGGTCGCCGCAACTGAAACCGCCGGGAGGGCCTAGCCATGCTCGTGGCCGGGATCGACATCGGATCGGGAACGACGAAGTGCATCCTCGTGGACGGCGACGGCCAGGTGCGTGGGCGCGCCGCCGTCCGGACGAAGGCGGACTTCGAGAAGGTGGCGCGCGAGGTGCTGGACGCGGCCCAGGCCGAGGGGGGCCTCGCCGGGGAGGAGGTGGCCTACGCCGCCACCACGGGGCTGGGCCGCTACGCGGTGTCCTTCCGGGACATCCAGATCACCGACCTGACGTGCGGCGCGCGGGGGGCGGCGACCGTGGTCCCCAGCACGCGGTACGTGCTCGACATCGGTGCGCAGTGCACGCGCGCCATCAAGCTGCGCGAGGGCGGGAAGGTGAAGGAGTTCCACATGAACGAGAAGTGCGCCGCGGGGTCCGGCGGCTTCCTCGAGCGGGCGGCCAAGTACCTCGAGGTCACCGTGGCGGACATCGGGCCGATGTCCATCAGGGCGGACAAGCCCCAGACGATCTCCAGCGTCTGCGCGGTGCTGGCCGAGTCGGAGATCATCAACCACATCTCGGAAGGCGCCGGGGTGGAGAACATCCTGCGCGGGATCCACAACTCGCTGGCGGACCGGGCCCTGTCCATGCTCAAGCGCGTGGGCCTGGACGGCGACGTCACCCTGATCGGCGGCGTGGCGCTCCAGGAGGGCATGGTGGCGGCGCTGCGCGAGAAGCTGGGCGTGCCGGTCCACGTGCCCGAGAACCCGCATCTCACCGCGGCGCTGGGGGCGGCCCTGCTGGGGCTCCAGCGCCTCCGGAAGATGTCCATGGCCAGTGCCGCCTGAGGAGAGCGCCATGAGCCGAAGCGATGTCACTGTCCGGGCCGTGGAGGCCTCGGACCTGCCCGCCATCATCCGGATCGACGAGAAGCTCTCGGGCCAGACCAGCAAGGAGTACTGGCAGCGCCGGCTCGAGATCTCGGCGCTGCGACCGCCGTGGATGTCCCTGGTGGCGGAGACCGACGGGCGGATCGGCGGCTTCCTGTTCGGCTGGGTGGCGGAGTCAGAGTTCGGCATGTCCCAGCCCACGGCGTGGGTGGACCTGATCGGCGTGGATCCGCCGTACCGGGGGCGCGGTGTCGCGCATGCGCTGATCGACCGGTTCGTCCGGAGCGGCCAGGAGCTGCGGGCGATCCAGAAGGTGGCCACCCTCATCGACCTCACGCAGGCCGACGTGCGCGAGTTCTTCCTGCGGCAGGGTTTTCACCACGGGCCCATGATCCAGATGGAGCGGGACGTCCAGTCCTGAGAGAGATCCTGCGCTCCTGCACGGCGAGGGGCGCCGAGGGTGACGGCGAGCATGGTCGAGGTGAGGGTTCACGGGCGGGGGGGACAGGGGGTCCAGGTCGGCTGCCAGATCCTGGCCGGGGCCTTCTTCCGGGCGGGGCGGCAGGTCCAGGCCTTCGCCGCGTACGGCGGGGAGCGCCGTGGCGCGCCCGTGACCGGCTTCGTCCGGGCCGACGACAGCCCCATTCGGCTCCGCTGCGACATCGAGCGGCCCCGCTACGCTCTCGTCCTTGATCCCACCATGCTCGACGGCGGGACCCTGGTGGCCGACGTGCCGTCAGGGGGCACCGTCGTCCTGAACAGCGCCGGGACGCCGGCGGTCACGCCGCCGCAGGGCGTGAGGCTCATCGTGGTGGACGCGACGGGCATCGCGGGCCGCGCCGGGCTCGGCCCCATCGTGTCCACGGCGCTGCTGGGCGCCTTCGCACAGGCCACGGGGCTCGTCTCGCTCGAGGGCCTTCTGGCGGCGGTGCAGGAAGGCAGTCCGGCTCGCCGGGGCGAGAACCTCGAAGCCTGCGCCGCCGGCTATCACGCTGCGGCCGGCGCCACGGCCGCCCCCGCCTCCGCCTAGCGCCATGCCCCGCGAGCTCGGAGCGCCGCGTCCCCTCGGCTGGTCTGAGCCGGGCCGGACGACGCTCGAGATCAAGACCGGCGGCTGGCGCACGAGGCGGCCCATGTACGTCGAGGCCACGGCGCCCTGCCGCGCGGCCTGTCCAGCCGGCGAGGCCGTCGCCCGCTGGATCGAGCTGGCGCGGCGCGGCGAACTGGCGGCGGCCTGGGCTCTGATCCGCGAGGCGAACCCTTTCCCGGCCATCATGGGACGCGTCTGCGCCCACCCATGCGAGTCGGCCTGCAACCGCCGCCAGCACGACGGCGGCGTGGCCATCAACGCCCTCGAGCGCTTCGTGGGAGACTGGGGGCTGCGCCACGGCGCCCGCGCGCTGCCGGACCTGCCGAGGCCAGGGCGGGTGGCCGTCGTGGGCGGAGGTCCGGCGGGACTTGCCTGCGCCCACGCGCTGTCCCGGCGCGGCTACCGGGTGCGGCTCTACGAGGCCGAGGCCGCGCTGGGCGGCCTCCTGCGGTACGGCATCCCGGAGTACCGGCTGCCGCGCGCGGTCCTGGAGCGGGAGATCGAGCTCGGCATCGGGCCTGGCGTGGAGGTGCTGACGGGCCAGCGCCTCGGGGCGAATCTCGCGTGGGAGACGGTGGCGGGTCACGACGCCGTCTTCCTCGCCACCGGAGCCTCGCTGCCGCTCGGCCTCGGCGTTCCCGGGGAGCAGGCGCAGGGGATAGGCAACGGTCTCGGGTTCCTCCGCGACCTCGCCTGCGGGACGCGCCCCACGCTCGGACGCCGCCTGGTGGTGGTGGGCGGCGGAAGCACGGCGATGGACGTGGCCCGTTCGGCCCGCCGCCTCGGCGTGCCATCGGTCAGCGTGGTGGCGCTCGAGGGGCGGGAGGAGATGCCGGCGCTTCCCGAGGAGGTGAGCCAGGCGCTGGCCGAGGGGGTCGAGATCAGGAACGGCCTCGGGGTGGCGCGTTTCGTGGAGGGGGGCGGCCGGGTCACGGGCGCCGCCGTGGTTCCGGCGCAGCTCGAGCGCGGGGGGGACGGCACGATCCGCCCCCTGTTCCGCCCCGGGCCGTCCGAGGTGATGGCGGCCGACAGCGTGCTCCTGGCCATCGGGCAGCGGACCGATCTCGCGGCGCTCCCGCCGCCGCTCAGGGGGGCGCGAGGACTGATCGCGGCGGGCAAGGACGGGGCGACGCCGACTGTGCCAATCTTCGCCGGGGGGGACGCGGCCTCCGCCGAGCGGACGGTCACGCACGCCGTCGCCGCGGGGATGCGCGCCGCCCGTCGGATCGACGCGGTGCTCTCCGGAGGGGCTCCGGCAGCGCCGGCTGCCCTGCCGGGGGTCAGGGCCCTGCCGGCTCACGTGGTCGCCTTCGCCGAGATCAACCTCGACTACTTCCCGCGCGCGCTGAGGGCCGGGCGACCCGAGCGACCGGCCCCAGGGCGGGTCGGTTCCTTCGCGGAAGTGGTGGAAGGGTTCAGCGCGGTCACCGCCCGGGAGGAGGGGGCGCGCTGCTTCACCTGCGGCCACTGCGTGGACTGCGACAACTGCCTGATCTACTGCCCCGACATGGCAGTGAGCCGGCGGGACGAGGGCGGCTACCGGCTCTCCACCGACCACTGCAAAGGCTGCGGTCTCTGCGCACAGGAATGTCCCCGCGGGGCGCTCCAGATGGTGAGCGAGCGATGACACCCATGCAGGCGGCCGCCCGCCAGCGGCGGATGCTGCTCACGGGCAACCACGCGGCGGCCTACGGCGCCCTTCTCGCGAAGCCCCAGGTGATTCCCGTCTACCCGATCACCCCCCAGACGCCTGTCCTCGAGAAGCTCCTGGAGCTGGCCGAGGCGGGTGAGCTCACCGGCGAGATGATCACGGTGGAGAGCGAGCACTCCGGCATGGCCGCGTGCATCTCGGCGTCCCTGGCGGGCGCGCGCGTCTTCACGGCCACGGCCTCGCAGGGCATCGCCCTCATGCACGAGATGCTCCACTTCGCGGCCGGCGCCCGGACCCCGGTGGTCATGGTGAACGTCAACCGGACCCTCGCCTCGCCGTGGGGGTTCTGGGCCGATCAGACCGACAGCCTCTCCCAGCGCGACACGGGCTGGATGCAGTTCTACTGCGAGTCGGGGCAGGAGGCGCTGGACACGGTGCTCCAGGCCTATCGCGTGGCCGAGTCCGTCCTCCTGCCGGCCATGGTGGTCATTGAGGCCATGTACATCTCCCATACGCTGGAGCCCGTGGAGGTGCCCGAGGCGGCGCTGGTGGCGGGGTTCCTGCCGCCCTTCGAGCCCACGCTGCGCCTGGATCCCGGGCAGCCACGCAGCGTGGGCGGCGTCACCACGCCGGCCCAGTGGCGGCAGAACCGACTCGCCATGCAGGAGGCCATGACGCTCGCCCTCGGCGCGGTGGCGGAGGCGGGCAGGCTGTACGGCGAGCTGACGGGCCGCGCCTACGGAGCCACCGAGAGCTACCGCACGGAGGACGCCGAGGTGGTGCTGGTGGCCGCCGGTGGCATGGCCGGCACGGCGCGCGAGGCGGTGGATCGGCTGCGCCAGGCGGGGATCGCCGCGGGGCTCCTGAGGCTGCGGCTCTTTCGCCCATTCCCTGGCGCCGAGATCGCCGAGGGGCTGGCCGGGGCGGCGCGGGTGGCCGTGGTGGACCGCAACTGCTCCGTCGGCAGTGGCGGGATCTTCTGCCAGGAGGTGCGGGCGGCGCTCAGCAGCCTGGGGCAGGGGGCAGTGCCGGTGCTCTCCTACATCGCCGGCCTGGGCGGGGTCAATGTCCCGCCCGAGCGCATGATGCGAATCGTCACGGACGCGCTCGGCCGCGACGGGATGAGCGCGGGGCCGATCCAGGCGGAAGAGCTCTGATGGAGCGCTTCCTGTCCGGGCACTCCTCCTGCCCCGGCTGCGCGGTGGCCCTGGCCGTCCGCTTCGTGCTGCGGGCGGTACCGGACGACGCCGTCGTGGTGGTGGCGCCCTCGTGCATCGGCCCCATGATGGGCCCTGTGCCGCTGTCCTCCGTGACGGTGCCGGTGTTCCACACCGCCTTCGAGACCTCGGCGGCCGCCGCCTCCGGTCTGGCCCGCGCCTATCGCGCCAGGGGGGAGCAGGCCACCGTCGTTTGCCTGGCCGGCGACGGGGGAACGTTCGATATCGGGCTGCAGGCCCTGTCCGGGGCGGCCGAGCGCAACGAGGACTTCGTCTACGTCTGCTTCGACAACGAGGCCTACCAGAACACCGGCAACCAGAAGTCCTCGGCCACGCCGTGGGGAGCTCGCACGGCCTCCACTCCCGGGGGCAAACGCACGCGCAAGAAGGAGCTCATGGAGATCATCGCCGCTCACCGGATCCCCTTCGCGGCCACGGCCTCGCCGGCGCACCCCGAGGACCTGATGGGCAAGGTGAGGCGCGCGGGCGCGCTGCGGGGGACGCGCTTCCTGCTCGTCACCTGCCCCTGCGTCCCGGGCTGGGGGATTGGCGATGAGGCGTCGCTGCGGATCCTGCGCCTCGGAGTCGAGTCGCGCGCCGTGCCACTGTACGAGATCGAGGACGGGACGCGCTACCGCATCACGCACGAGCCGGCGGGGATCCCCGTGGCCGAATATCTCCGCCCCCAGGCGCGCTTCGCGCACCTGGCGGAGGCGGACATCGCCGCGATCCAGGCCGAGGTGGACTGGCGCTGGGAGGGGCTGGTGGAGCGCGCCGGCCGCAGGGTGGCCGGAGGGGCGCCCATCGGGGAGGAGTCGCGCGCATGACTGATCTCACGCTGGTGGAGCGGCTGTCCCGGCCCGAGCTCGAGCGCCTGCAGGTGGCGCGGCTGCGGCGCCAGGTGGCGCGAGCCGCCGAGCGGGTGCCGCTCTACCGGGAGCGGCTCCGGGCGGCGGGGGTGACGGCGGCCGACATCGAGTCGCTCGGGGATCTCCGTCGCCTCCCGTTCACGGTCAAGGCCGATTTCCGGGACACCTATCCCTTCGGCCTCCTCGCCGTGCCCATGGACGAGATCGTCCGTATCCACGCCTCCTCGGGCACCACGGGCAAGCCCACCGTGGTGGCCTACACGCGGGGGGACATGGACACGTGGAGCGAGGTCATGGCGCGGACCCTCATGCTGGGGCGGGTGGGCCGGAGCGACGTGCTCCACAACGCCTACGGCTACGGGCTCTTCACCGGCGGGCTCGGCTTCCACTACGGCGGCGAGCGGGTGGGCGCCGCAGTGATCCCCATCTCCGGCGGCTTCACCGACCGCCAGGTCATGGCGCTCCGGGACTTCGGGAGCACGGTGCTCTGCTGCACCCCCTCGTACGGCCTCTACCTGGCGGAGGCCCTGGAGGAGGCCGGGATCGCGCCGAAGGACCTCCGGCTTCGCCTCGGTTTCTTCGGTGCGGAGCCGTGGACGGAGGGGATGCGGGCCGCGCTGGAGGCGCGGCTCAACATCGTGGCGCTCAACGTCTATGGCCTG
Protein-coding sequences here:
- a CDS encoding FAD-dependent oxidoreductase, with translation MPRELGAPRPLGWSEPGRTTLEIKTGGWRTRRPMYVEATAPCRAACPAGEAVARWIELARRGELAAAWALIREANPFPAIMGRVCAHPCESACNRRQHDGGVAINALERFVGDWGLRHGARALPDLPRPGRVAVVGGGPAGLACAHALSRRGYRVRLYEAEAALGGLLRYGIPEYRLPRAVLEREIELGIGPGVEVLTGQRLGANLAWETVAGHDAVFLATGASLPLGLGVPGEQAQGIGNGLGFLRDLACGTRPTLGRRLVVVGGGSTAMDVARSARRLGVPSVSVVALEGREEMPALPEEVSQALAEGVEIRNGLGVARFVEGGGRVTGAAVVPAQLERGGDGTIRPLFRPGPSEVMAADSVLLAIGQRTDLAALPPPLRGARGLIAAGKDGATPTVPIFAGGDAASAERTVTHAVAAGMRAARRIDAVLSGGAPAAPAALPGVRALPAHVVAFAEINLDYFPRALRAGRPERPAPGRVGSFAEVVEGFSAVTAREEGARCFTCGHCVDCDNCLIYCPDMAVSRRDEGGYRLSTDHCKGCGLCAQECPRGALQMVSER
- the porA gene encoding pyruvate ferredoxin oxidoreductase, which produces MTPMQAAARQRRMLLTGNHAAAYGALLAKPQVIPVYPITPQTPVLEKLLELAEAGELTGEMITVESEHSGMAACISASLAGARVFTATASQGIALMHEMLHFAAGARTPVVMVNVNRTLASPWGFWADQTDSLSQRDTGWMQFYCESGQEALDTVLQAYRVAESVLLPAMVVIEAMYISHTLEPVEVPEAALVAGFLPPFEPTLRLDPGQPRSVGGVTTPAQWRQNRLAMQEAMTLALGAVAEAGRLYGELTGRAYGATESYRTEDAEVVLVAAGGMAGTAREAVDRLRQAGIAAGLLRLRLFRPFPGAEIAEGLAGAARVAVVDRNCSVGSGGIFCQEVRAALSSLGQGAVPVLSYIAGLGGVNVPPERMMRIVTDALGRDGMSAGPIQAEEL
- a CDS encoding pyruvate synthase subunit beta codes for the protein MERFLSGHSSCPGCAVALAVRFVLRAVPDDAVVVVAPSCIGPMMGPVPLSSVTVPVFHTAFETSAAAASGLARAYRARGEQATVVCLAGDGGTFDIGLQALSGAAERNEDFVYVCFDNEAYQNTGNQKSSATPWGARTASTPGGKRTRKKELMEIIAAHRIPFAATASPAHPEDLMGKVRRAGALRGTRFLLVTCPCVPGWGIGDEASLRILRLGVESRAVPLYEIEDGTRYRITHEPAGIPVAEYLRPQARFAHLAEADIAAIQAEVDWRWEGLVERAGRRVAGGAPIGEESRA
- a CDS encoding phenylacetate--CoA ligase, translating into MTDLTLVERLSRPELERLQVARLRRQVARAAERVPLYRERLRAAGVTAADIESLGDLRRLPFTVKADFRDTYPFGLLAVPMDEIVRIHASSGTTGKPTVVAYTRGDMDTWSEVMARTLMLGRVGRSDVLHNAYGYGLFTGGLGFHYGGERVGAAVIPISGGFTDRQVMALRDFGSTVLCCTPSYGLYLAEALEEAGIAPKDLRLRLGFFGAEPWTEGMRAALEARLNIVALNVYGLSEVIGPGVSCECPEKQGMHVAEDHFLPEVLDPQTLEPVPAGVTGELVLTTLTKEALPLLRYRTRDLTTLVTEACPCGRTLTRIGRITGRTDDMLILRGVNVYPSQIEHALLQVPTLEPHYLLVLKRETALDTLEVRVEATGSVAEAGKEALVALGAVAKRKIYEVIGVTVEVTVVPPRTIERSVGKAQRVLDLREKREKVP